The Raphanus sativus cultivar WK10039 unplaced genomic scaffold, ASM80110v3 Scaffold0083, whole genome shotgun sequence genome contains the following window.
AAGAGTGTATTGGTATCGAAATATTGCAGGTTGGAATTCTTTTGAAAGCATTGGGTTATTCTCAAAAAGCTATTATATACTTAGCTGGTTCCGAAATGTTTGGCGGCCAACGTGTTTTGATCCCTCTGCGTGCCATGTTCCCTCACTTAGTTGATCGAACTTCTTTATGCAGTACAGAAGAATTATCAGAATTGGTTGGTCCTGAGACGCCTCTTCCAGAAAGTACATACAAAATGCCTCATAGAAAAAGCGATAAGCAGCTCAAAGTGGAGTGGAACAAGGCAGGTCCTCGGCCTAGACCTCTCCCTCCTCCTCCAGACAGACCTATCTACCAGCACGAAAAAGAAGGGTGGTATGGTTGGCTTACAGAGAATGATACAGAACCAACACCTTCACCTATGGATCTTAGGAATCAAGCACACAGGCTACTGTGGGATGCACTTGACTTCGTTGTATCTGTAGAAGCTGATGTGTTTCTCCCTGGTTTCAACAACGATGGTAGTGGGCTGCCAGATTTTTCAAGTTTGGTGATGGGTCAGAGGCTCTACGAAAGACCCTCGTCACGAACATATAGACTGGACAGGTAAGAAAGTTTATTACTCGACAGCTAATGAATGCATTTGATAGTTCAAACTGATATAGATCTTGTTGGCTTTAGCTCACTACTTAATTAATGGCTGtttgctgatttttttttctcaatcaGGAAAGTTATTCAACAACTTTTCAACATTACACGTGAGGACATGTACCATCCCAACCGTAACTGGACAGTTCGTGTGAGGGAACATCTTAACTCAAGTTTGGGTGAAAGTGGGATTATCAGGCAGTCTATGTTTTCGAAACCCAGGTTGTTTCTTTCACATCCACTTCCTGAATGCTCATGCAGAACATCTCCCCTTGAAGATTCCAGACAAATACGAAGTGATGACGGCAGATTTCTCTATGGAGGTGAGGATGAATGTCCTAAATGGATGAAATCAGCTGGGGTGGAAAAGAGTAAAACCGATGATGGTGATCAGCCTGATTATGAACATGACCTTCTCACTGAACAGTCAGAAACCGATGAAGAATTTGCGAAGAGTAAGGTGGCTTCGGCTTTTGACCAGGATGAAGAATGGGATCCCAATGACTAGCACTGTGACAACAATGTCGATAAGGCGAAGAAGCAAACAAAcggaggttttttttttcttgttttctacaGTTACTGAGAATAAGCTTTTAGTTTTATTCTTTTGTAGTAGTTCCTTGCAAATTAGTTGCATACTCTATATACGTCAAAGCTTTCTCAAAGATATTGGTATTGCCTCCAAGCGCCTCCCTTATGCAGCCAAGGATGACTAGACGCAGCAAAGGACGAGCATTATGCTTCATCCCTCTCTGAGGTCTTCCCATGAAGCAAATGTGAAGCTGGAGGTATCTTTGTTTTTTCCACATTCATTGTAAATCTGATAAAGGTTCattcagattcttttttttctccttttctacaatagtttttgttttctggATTTGTTTTTGAGTTTGACACACTACAGATATGAAAGATAAAAGTAAATTTCAacagttttaatattcaattGCTGTCTCCTGATTGCTCCACATTCATATTCATAAGACTGGGATGGTC
Protein-coding sequences here:
- the LOC108813393 gene encoding protein EMBRYO SAC DEVELOPMENT ARREST 30, which translates into the protein MVFRSRIKWIALLVLILSVGSLLVHLSITKSSSAQLASYARGTLWQDFDSLLGAQDFRNKHLWRPVKTLEALQPYANPRTSYPAPSSTNNGFIYAKIFGGFDKIRSSICDLVTISRLLNATLIIPELQESLRSKGISNKFKSFSYLFDEEQFISFLKNDVIIAKALPESLKAARKRNEFPLFKPKNSASAKFYLEDVLPKLKKAGVIGLVVSDGGCLQSTLTASMPELQRLRCRVAFHALQLRSEIQALGKKMVDRLRRSGQPFLAYHPGLVRDKLAYHGCAELFQDLHSELIQYRRAQMIRQKFISEELIVDSHLRRDNGLCPLMPEEVGILLKALGYSQKAIIYLAGSEMFGGQRVLIPLRAMFPHLVDRTSLCSTEELSELVGPETPLPESTYKMPHRKSDKQLKVEWNKAGPRPRPLPPPPDRPIYQHEKEGWYGWLTENDTEPTPSPMDLRNQAHRLLWDALDFVVSVEADVFLPGFNNDGSGLPDFSSLVMGQRLYERPSSRTYRLDRKVIQQLFNITREDMYHPNRNWTVRVREHLNSSLGESGIIRQSMFSKPRLFLSHPLPECSCRTSPLEDSRQIRSDDGRFLYGGEDECPKWMKSAGVEKSKTDDGDQPDYEHDLLTEQSETDEEFAKSKVASAFDQDEEWDPND